The nucleotide sequence AGTGATCTTTTGTAAATATTGGTTGGccccaattttgaatcaatttgtaCCATTACACTCTGGAAAGTTTTAGAAGGTTCATACTGCTTTTTGTCTGTTTAACTATAATACAAAATTGCACACACTTGAGATTCTAAACTTGCAGGCAAACCAggtttgaagaagaagaattgatGAGCAGAATTCTCATTCTATTTATGTTCAAAGACACATTGCTTTTGAGGTATCAAGGTTCAACTAGcaatattatttcaaatcttAGAAAACCTGGAACAGGATTAACCAAAGATCCAGGAACAGTATCTTCTTTCCATGTTCCTGCCCTTGCAATCCCTTCAAATCTTCAATCATTCTGAGAAAACTCTAATCCCTTACATATATATACTCCAATTTGGAAGTGATAGACAAAACTAAGCCAAAGACACTGCCATAGGGCTTCTTACATTATGGATTCCATCATTCCATGTATACCAACCAAAAGCATACTCCTCTGCATCATTCTTTTTGCTTGCCTTTGGGTTTCTGGCTTCTACTGTTATGCAGAAGCTTTTCTTCTGCCCAACATGATTAAAGTACAGGATACTTGGCTCAACCCTAACTGAAAATCCCACTGGTGACTTAACGCTAGAGAAGTATATACTTCTAGCGCTGCCAACATTAGTGACGGTCCTTGTGATGGTCACTTTGCGTTTGAGTTTGGAGATCTGGAGGGATGGATAGTTGAGATTGTTGGATGAGGGTGACACTTTTGGACACTTGAATGAGGAGTCGGGACTTTTAACTCCAATATTGCAGAGGTAGAGAAGATAGTCAGTGTATGTAGTGTCGTATACTAGACCGGGATCTGCAGCCTTTGTTGGTCGGAAGTGGCCTGAACCGTATTGGAAAGGGTTTGCTGGATTGCCAGATGAATCAGTTATTGGCTTGCCAATGTTGTTTACAAGTCCGGCTGTAATGTGAGAAATGTATCGTATTAGAAAACAAACATACTCCATGGAAACCATAGGTCAGAATAGGGTaggtaaaaaaattatggacaCAGCCCAGACTAGACAAACTTAGAATAAAGGCCTTACTTTCAAACCCAACTACTATGAATGTTGTTTAACTATACCTGTGGTCATGAGAGCAGATCTTATAGCAGCACTGCTCCAATTAGGGTGAATGGCTTTGAGAAGAGCAACTGCAGCAGCCACATGAGGGCAAGACATAGATGTTCCAGAGAAAATATTATACTTCACCACTCGGGGATCCAATTCTGACCTTGTAGGGGATGATCCTTCGCTCCATGCTGCCAATATATTTAGTCCTGGACCTGTGATGTCGGGCTGTTGAGTATGCGGTATGCCAGAAGTTAGAAGTCTTAAAAGGTTTGACAGACAAGGACTGATTgctcaaaaagagaaaaaaaaatggtgacaGGAATTACCTTGAGAATATTAGGATCGATTGTATTCGGACCTCTACTGGTGAAAGAAGCCATGAATGGTGCTGGTTTAGCATGTAACACCGTCCGTCCTGGAATGATGGTTGCCattggtttctttgttgatttAATATAGTTACGAATTTTAGTCACATCCTCGGAACTCACTGCAGTTGCAGGAAGAAGGTGAGGGTCTGCTGGGAGATCAAATCCATTTTCCGGCGTGTTTCCTAGAATAAAACCAACACCCCCGGCTCTTTTCacttcaatgcccttttcaATTCTCAATGCAATACCGCCCCTCAAGCACAAAACTAGCTTTCCTTTCACCTTCTTTGGATCAAGGGAACCAAAGTTGCAATTTCTGTAACATACAAAAATtgataaacattaaaaaaaagaaaaaaaaacccacttaactaatcatgattttaataattcttattttaactGGAAATAGAGATTACGCTGCAGTATTGTTCTTGGGCACTCCAGGGACGACGACATCTGCTGCGAATACCAGGGGGTACATCTTTTTCTTCAGCTTGTATGGGGTTACGGATTGTCCCTGAAAAGGGATCAGAGCAGAAAGTGCGCATAAAAACAAGAATTGTCAAAATATTGATAGAACATTCCCTTGGTTTCTCAAAGGTATAATTACCATGAGTTTCATGCCATTTCCAAGAACAAGAGGAGTGACAAATGCTCGGTCTACGCTACTAGCGCCAACTGTGATGATCCATGGTGCAGGGTTGGACAAAGTTGAGGGGCCAGGGCCTGAATTCCCAGCGCTACATGCCACTACAATGTTGTTCTTGGTGGCATGAAGTGCTCCAATTGCTATACCATCTTTGGCATAAGTGAAAGGTGTAGAAGTCCCGATAGAGATGCTGAGTACATGAACTCCATCAGCAATGGCATCATCTATGGCTGctaacatgtcttcttcatagCATGTGTTCCCTTTCACCTTTGTTTGGCCTGGGATCGGCCAGCAGACTTTGTAAATGGCGAGACGAGCCAGCGGGGCTCCTCCTGAGGCTGTGCCGGGGGCATACCCAAGTGCTGAAACATTGTGAACCCTTCGCCCTGCAACCGTAGATGCCGTGTGGGTTCCGTGGCCATCCTTGTCACGTGGTGATTTATAATCTGTTGTGGTGTTAAGAGGGCCATTGTCGGACTCATAACCCTTCAGATAGTATCGAGCTCCAATCAGCTTCCTGCAAAATTGCCAATACGTAGGACACGTCaaagcttaatttttaaaaggatcATCTGCTCCATCCCCATATGACCTCAGTAGTAGAAAGGAGGGACACATCAAATTGTGGGTCACATGTGGGCCCTTGTCACGGACGAGCAAGGTGTGTGCACTGAAAACAAGCCCAGAGGACTATCTCATGTGCATTTCTTGGCATTGGATTTATAAAACTCACAAGATGGCAATGGAAGGAGCTAAAAAACAACGACCAACAGCTCAGACCGTTCACTTTTCGATCAAAATGGACAAAATGGACGGATTGGGATCACCAATTAAAACACACTCTTTACAGTAACACTAAAAAATCCAACATCAGAATCGGGAACAGTTTGTCTAAATAACATCCGACATCTGCAAAAGGACAGTGTGTACGTAGCACAGGGAAGGAGGCCCATTAGATGCTTTCGGTGAAAACACCTTGGTTGTCATGGTCTGGTTCAGTTCTAGAAGTGTGTAAAATCCAATTACAACCATGCCAGCTTGTTTTTATTCCTAAACCATCGGACTTTTTATACTAGGCATAATGAATCTGAAGTTTGCTTTAACTTTTCTGCTACTTGTTAAGCTACATAAGCCCCTCTTGGTATCAGTTTTGAAACCATTTTCAGCTCTCTCCataggaaaaaaatacaaataccaCCGAACTAAAAGAATGCTAGCCTTTTCCAGGGCAACTGTTCTAATCAACTTCTCTTTGTTTAACTGAAAAAGACTAGAAACTGCAAATCAAAATCCTTTTCAAAAGTATGCTACGGATCCCTTCTTGCAAACTAATTTCTTGTCAAACTTTTGTTAATTGTAAAGTGTGAACGTTTGACCGTTTAAAATCACATGACAGTCACCAGATGCAACACTCGATCATGGTTTAGACTAGACAAGTATAGTAGAAATCTGAAacacctttattttttaaagctaCTGAGGGGTCCCCATAACAGTATACCCAGAATAAGCAGACTGGGATCAAGTGATGATGTAGGATACagttgaaaataaagaagaatgaTCCATCTCTGATACATGTTCCATGAATGCGAAGCACACAGATTCCACTCTATGCCTTCTTGGAGAGGCAGCTAGTGGTTTCTCGGTGGGTTGCAGCATCAGGGCTTGTGGTCCAAACCTCGAATGGGGCCACTCTCATCCTCTTCCTGGAAAGGAGACTGAACTGTGTCACCGTGCCTGTCCTAACACTATCTTCAGTTTCTAACGGGCAAGATTCCTATTGGTTCTGAGATTTCTCGACCAATCATGAGGCCTAAGAACATCCCATTTTGCAAAGAGAGAATCATTCCAATGCTATGTAGGAATAGTGTTGTGGCTAAGATTTGGAGGAAAATAAGAATCTATGTGGCCTACCAGAGATCAATTAGGTTTATGGTTGAAAAAAAGGGTGATGTATACATTGATCAAAAGACCCAAAAGGCCTATAATTCCTAGCACCCGTAGCTGTTAAACATGAGTGGACCATATGGAGAAGAAACAATATCACGGGTATTGcttaaaattaattcttcctGACGAAGACTAGGAAACAGCCATGGAATAATGGTAAAAAGGATTAATGCCATAAAAGCAGGAGAGGGATTGAACGCTCACCTGTTACAATGGGAGGAGTTGAAAGCAACTCCAGTTTGGCAGATTCCCTTCCATGATTTTGGGATAGGTCCCATTCCTTCATCACTAAAGCTCTTTGACTCCGGCCATACACCTAATCAACACCGCACTCATCACATGCAATCAGTATACACTGCCTTCAACTAATCAATCATTACAGGTTGCAGCCTTATGATAGAGGCAAAAGCACATGAGTTTTCcataaaataggaaagaaaataagagggGAATCACACGAAAATTAAATCGTTCGTATTGGAATTACCATTATCCACCATCCCAACTATGATTTGATCGCCATATCTGGCTTTTTCCAATAAATTTCTCGTCTTCTTTTGCTTCTTCAACTGTTCTCTTCCCAGTCCCCTCTCCAAGCCTACAAATTCCCATGACCTTGTAGTGTGGAGGGTGTGCTTTTTCCGCTGGCTGGGGAATACTGATACCACTTCATCCATCTCtgttggaaaagaaaaactattAGACTTGTTTGCcatgagagaaaatataaatgCTGACCCATTTGAACGCTTTGTTTTACCCGAAAGCTTTGTGGCTTCATGGGGGCTGAGAACTGCTGCAAAGCCATTGATGCTGTGCTTGTAACTGTAGAGGAGAGAATCTCTAGCTTCTTCCTCGGATGCTTTCACAGAGAGAAGATACGAGTGGTGATAATCCTCTATCTCATGAACTGCTTTCTGTCCACTGTGTTCTCCAAAATATACTATATAGACCTGTGTTGTCACAGCACTTGTGAGATGAGCAATGAAAATATTTCACAGAACAACCCAAAAAATAACGTGGTTTCATCagaggaaaatcaagaaaacctTTCTTTCTGCACATGAGGCCAGGAGAGGAAGCAGGAAAAGcagaaagaaaacacaaaaccTCATTGTTGATGCTGCACAATCTTGATGGGTTGATATTGGCTATTTATAGGTTCACTGGGCATTGGTTTAAAACAGTTATCCTATGATGTTATTTTTGAGGGGTTCAAAAAGGTTCGGTTCTTTcttgaggaaaaaaaacaaaacaaaacaaaacaaacatgaTTGGTTTTTGCTTAATTAAATAAATCGAACTAAACCAAACTTATCGAGGATGGATTGATCTAATTAGATGATAAGTTGGATATAAATTAAGTTTCATGTCCAAgagattttttcttttgaaaaaaaaaaaccattatccCAAATTGATTGGAAttgattgatttttcaattttcattcacACAATTAATATTCAATTACACCCCCAAATGGGACCAATCCCAATATGCTGTTCTCATTGTGCTTTGCGGCTTGAGAGTTGAAGTTGGGTAATGGAAGAATTACAATGGGCAGATGATAATAGAGAATTACTCCTTAATGGAAACCAGCATCCAGATCCCTCAGAAGAGGAATTTTCGACTGCCTCTCTATATTTGTCACCTTTGATATTCCTAGCGATTTGTCGGTTGATTGGTACAttccttatattttattaatattaaaatttaaaataatatatttaataaattataaaaataataataatgatgcgGATTCCATCATTACAATAATGATTGAGCCATATTTCATGtcaaataaaaagacaaaataagaaatgaaaaatataattggaaatgaaaatataaagtaaaaaaaattcattttcaagaaaaataggGTCAATATTAAACGGCCACAGTGACGTGGCACTCTGTGGTTGGTGATATAATAGATGCCAACACTGGAATATATCTTTCTCACTTTTAGTTTCTAAAGCCAGCACGAAAACGAAAAAAGGCTTGGCTTTTCTATAACGGTTCTTTTATTCGAaacagattttttattttatatatatacacacacacacgtaCCAAACGCgcttttacttcatttttatttttattgttaaatttttttttgaataagagtgcttagaaataattataaaaaaaatttctaatatttctaatatttgaatgatgaaaaat is from Vitis riparia cultivar Riparia Gloire de Montpellier isolate 1030 chromosome 10, EGFV_Vit.rip_1.0, whole genome shotgun sequence and encodes:
- the LOC117923277 gene encoding subtilisin-like protease SBT5.6, producing MRFCVFFLLFLLPLLASCAERKVYIVYFGEHSGQKAVHEIEDYHHSYLLSVKASEEEARDSLLYSYKHSINGFAAVLSPHEATKLSEMDEVVSVFPSQRKKHTLHTTRSWEFVGLERGLGREQLKKQKKTRNLLEKARYGDQIIVGMVDNGVWPESKSFSDEGMGPIPKSWKGICQTGVAFNSSHCNRKLIGARYYLKGYESDNGPLNTTTDYKSPRDKDGHGTHTASTVAGRRVHNVSALGYAPGTASGGAPLARLAIYKVCWPIPGQTKVKGNTCYEEDMLAAIDDAIADGVHVLSISIGTSTPFTYAKDGIAIGALHATKNNIVVACSAGNSGPGPSTLSNPAPWIITVGASSVDRAFVTPLVLGNGMKLMGQSVTPYKLKKKMYPLVFAADVVVPGVPKNNTAANCNFGSLDPKKVKGKLVLCLRGGIALRIEKGIEVKRAGGVGFILGNTPENGFDLPADPHLLPATAVSSEDVTKIRNYIKSTKKPMATIIPGRTVLHAKPAPFMASFTSRGPNTIDPNILKPDITGPGLNILAAWSEGSSPTRSELDPRVVKYNIFSGTSMSCPHVAAAVALLKAIHPNWSSAAIRSALMTTAGLVNNIGKPITDSSGNPANPFQYGSGHFRPTKAADPGLVYDTTYTDYLLYLCNIGVKSPDSSFKCPKVSPSSNNLNYPSLQISKLKRKVTITRTVTNVGSARSIYFSSVKSPVGFSVRVEPSILYFNHVGQKKSFCITVEARNPKASKKNDAEEYAFGWYTWNDGIHNVRSPMAVSLA